Genomic window (Thermoanaerobacterium sp. PSU-2):
CCTAATTCATGTCATCTATTGAATTTTTTGAATCTGGACAAAGTCAAATTCCACTGGGGTTTCTCTGCCAAACATCGAAATCAAAACTTTAGCCTTTTGTCTGTCAAGGTAAATCTCTTCAACAACACCGATGAAATTCTCAAGTGGTCCGGCAATAACCCTAACACTATCGCCTACTTTTATATCTACTGACGTCTGTATCTCCTTAATGCCTAAGCTTCTCACTTCCGCTTCAGTAAGTGGTACAGGTTTAGATCCAGGCCCAACAAAGCCAGTTACGCCTCTGGTATTTCTTACCACATACCATGATTCATCATTCATTACCATCTTCACCAGTACGTATCCTGGAAATACCTTTCTGTCAACAGACTTCTTTTTGCCGTCTTTTATCTCTACCACTTTTTCAGTCGGAACTACGACTTGATGTATTAAATTTTGAAGATTTCTATTTTCAACAGACTTTTCCAGATTCGCCTTAACCTTATTTTCATATCCGGAATAAGTATGGACTACATACCATTTAGCTGAATTTGTTTCAGACATCATCGATTTGGGGATAAACCCCATCCTCCTTTAACTTTTTATAATT
Coding sequences:
- the nusG gene encoding transcription termination/antitermination protein NusG — translated: MSETNSAKWYVVHTYSGYENKVKANLEKSVENRNLQNLIHQVVVPTEKVVEIKDGKKKSVDRKVFPGYVLVKMVMNDESWYVVRNTRGVTGFVGPGSKPVPLTEAEVRSLGIKEIQTSVDIKVGDSVRVIAGPLENFIGVVEEIYLDRQKAKVLISMFGRETPVEFDFVQIQKIQ